One Helianthus annuus cultivar XRQ/B chromosome 12, HanXRQr2.0-SUNRISE, whole genome shotgun sequence genomic region harbors:
- the LOC110895670 gene encoding uncharacterized protein LOC110895670 — protein MTPAHTLNLIGVLSESKRIINTHSRHFLALSLLFLLPLSCAIVSYPTLYPPTPQHDVVSTQFHHPFTSPQTLIFPLIYTLTTYLISLCALATITYSTFHGFYGRPVKLFPTIKSLLSSFFPLVSTALAGKFLLCLISLSFLMFVFVIVTLIQSLVFVFVIDYNSNSFIWFIAVIGLALFMATLYFQIIWGLAPVIAVTESKWGFEPLWRSAYLINGMRSVSLSLMLVFGSLIGVWVWMGVRSVSGFTIVEDWRSWEFVLQTVVCSGLLGFLVLLLLHYIAANTVLYMYCKALHGELAMEIAEEFAREYVCLPFDDDKVPHIVTVVSG, from the coding sequence ATGACACCAGCCCACACATTAAACCTCATCGGCGTCCTCTCGGAGTCAAAACGCATCATCAACACCCACTCCCGCCACTTCCTCGCCCTATCCCTCCTCTTCCTCCTCCCACTATCATGCGCCATCGTAAGCTACCCCACCCTCTATCCCCCCACCCCCCAACACGACGTCGTTTCCACCCAATTCCACCACCCCTTCACCTCCCCACAAACCCTAATCTTCCCCCTCATATACACCCTCACCACTTACCTTATATCACTCTGTGCCCTCGCCACAATCACCTACAGCACGTTCCACGGGTTCTACGGTAGACCCGTGAAACTCTTCCCCACAATCAAATCATTATTATCCTCATTCTTCCCACTCGTTTCAACCGCACTCGCAGGTAAGTTTCTATTGTGTCTTATATCCCTCAGTTTCCTCATGTTTGTTTTTGTTATTGTAACCTTGATACAAAGCCTAGTGTTCGTATTCGTTATCGACTACAATTCAAACTCATTCATATGGTTTATTGCGGTTATCGGGCTCGCTTTGTTTATGGCCACGTTATATTTCCAAATAATTTGGGGGTTAGCGCCTGTGATTGCGGTTACGGAGTCGAAATGGGGGTTCGAGCCGCTATGGCGGAGCGCGTATTTAATTAACGGGATGAGGTCGGTTTCGTTGTCGTTGATGTTGGTTTTTGGCAGTTTGATTGGGGTTTGGGTGTGGATGGGGGTGAGGAGTGTGTCGGGGTTTACGATCGTTGAGGATTGGAGGAGTTGGGAGTTTGTTTTGCAGACGGTTGTTTGTTCGGGGCTTTTAGGGTTTCtcgtgttgttgttgttgcattATATTGCGGCGAATACTGTGTTGTATATGTATTGTAAGGCATTGCATGGTGAGTTGGCGATGGAGATTGCTGAGGAGTTTGCGAGGGAGTATGTTTGTCTTCCGTTTGATGATGATAAGGTGCCTCATATTGTTACGGTTGTCTCGGGTTGA